In the Vibrio gigantis genome, one interval contains:
- a CDS encoding HEPN domain-containing protein codes for MYQILKERHRQERDSYPQALSLRVHRALSWLYKAEMSDDHDSKYIFLWIAFNAAYAQDFEYKADFGERGLYQEFLAKIVSLDGGNKLSELVWSQYSSSIRLILDNEYILQSFWKFHSGLITEEQWKKEQSQAKSIANKALSGGDTATVLSVVFSRLYTLRNQLIHGGATYNSSANRDQIRDCTALLENVVPTIIEIMMDGAEELWGDAVYPLVSP; via the coding sequence ATGTATCAGATACTTAAAGAGCGCCACCGTCAAGAGAGAGACTCTTACCCTCAAGCGCTGTCTCTGCGAGTCCATCGCGCACTTAGTTGGCTGTACAAGGCAGAAATGAGCGATGATCATGACTCGAAATACATCTTTCTTTGGATTGCCTTCAACGCAGCATATGCTCAGGATTTCGAGTACAAGGCCGATTTCGGTGAACGGGGCCTATACCAAGAGTTTCTTGCCAAGATCGTATCTTTAGATGGTGGAAATAAGCTGTCAGAACTAGTTTGGTCTCAATATTCATCTTCCATTAGATTGATTCTAGATAATGAATATATCCTCCAGTCCTTCTGGAAGTTTCACTCTGGTCTTATCACTGAGGAGCAATGGAAGAAAGAACAGTCTCAGGCTAAATCTATCGCAAACAAAGCTTTGTCAGGGGGTGACACCGCCACTGTATTGAGTGTCGTTTTCTCAAGGCTTTACACATTACGCAACCAGTTGATACACGGTGGGGCCACGTACAACAGTTCTGCTAATCGTGACCAAATTCGCGACTGCACTGCGTTACTCGAAAATGTTGTTCCGACAATTATTGAGATAATGATGGATGGGGCTGAAGAGCTGTGGGGTGATGCGGTTTATCCATTGGTGTCACCGTAG
- a CDS encoding recombinase family protein, protein MKNKYLLPQVYLYMRFSKKRQEDGDSLRRQMKLAEETSKKHNIPINEDLIMRDRGLSAFKAEHIKRGALGKFIAAIEDGLIAEGSILIVESMDRLSRDTPLAAQIQFNILMSKGITVITANDGLTYNEATLATESSKLFLIMGSMQRAHDESKHKHIRSLEAIEAKIQAFKDGAKPKSVGGDPHWIKTQDGYLQLDQERADIVKLIVDMYLKEHRGLNLIARELTKRGYSTPSGKGKAWGATTIRKILDNKALYGHKKFSLTYLKNGRYIAEPPYELDDYYPPIITKEEYDIIQVRKGNTSGSRESYGEDENVYLLSAYGKGKSVCAHCGKNTHTQYQKQKNRKNEYTGRNVQRLHCGSHKESSDCQPSFICQELEMAFIRAICTHINPQFLEKENAGKIDEERLRKDISILDVKIDVLLKSIDELDSKDLIMKIKEKIRAFDLEKKELSGLLNQSYDHQTGVEDFHKMRELAEKCIDIKNSNERRTFKKILLQSIDKITINFEDKSLTAQFKNGNNFSLGKDGQGIYQTVTFYKRRPKNH, encoded by the coding sequence ATGAAAAACAAATACTTACTTCCTCAGGTATATCTTTACATGCGCTTCTCCAAAAAGCGTCAAGAAGATGGTGACTCCCTAAGGCGACAAATGAAGCTTGCAGAGGAGACCTCGAAAAAGCACAACATTCCTATAAATGAAGATCTCATAATGAGAGACAGGGGACTGTCTGCTTTTAAAGCAGAACACATTAAAAGAGGAGCGCTTGGTAAATTTATTGCTGCCATTGAGGATGGGCTTATTGCTGAGGGCTCCATACTCATTGTTGAGTCTATGGACAGATTAAGCAGGGATACCCCTCTAGCTGCTCAGATACAGTTTAATATTTTAATGTCAAAGGGTATTACAGTCATAACAGCAAATGATGGTTTAACTTACAATGAAGCAACATTAGCGACTGAATCAAGTAAGCTTTTTTTGATCATGGGAAGTATGCAGCGTGCTCATGATGAATCAAAGCATAAACACATTAGATCGCTAGAAGCTATTGAAGCAAAAATCCAAGCTTTTAAAGACGGTGCTAAACCAAAATCCGTAGGTGGAGACCCACACTGGATTAAAACACAAGACGGCTATCTTCAATTAGATCAAGAAAGAGCGGACATAGTAAAGCTAATTGTTGATATGTATCTAAAGGAGCACAGGGGACTTAACCTTATTGCAAGAGAGTTAACAAAGAGAGGTTACAGTACGCCCTCAGGAAAGGGTAAAGCTTGGGGGGCGACCACAATCAGAAAAATTCTTGATAATAAAGCTCTTTACGGACATAAAAAGTTTTCGTTGACGTATTTAAAAAATGGTCGCTACATCGCAGAACCACCATATGAACTTGATGATTACTACCCCCCAATTATTACTAAGGAAGAATATGACATCATACAAGTAAGGAAGGGGAACACGTCTGGTTCTAGAGAATCTTATGGAGAAGACGAAAATGTGTATCTATTGTCAGCCTACGGTAAGGGTAAAAGCGTATGTGCACATTGTGGGAAAAATACCCACACCCAGTATCAAAAACAAAAGAATAGGAAAAATGAGTATACAGGGAGAAATGTACAGCGCCTCCATTGCGGTAGTCACAAAGAATCATCTGATTGTCAACCAAGTTTTATCTGCCAAGAACTGGAAATGGCTTTTATAAGAGCAATATGTACACATATTAACCCCCAATTTTTGGAAAAAGAGAATGCTGGCAAAATCGACGAAGAAAGGCTTCGAAAGGACATCTCGATTCTAGATGTAAAAATTGATGTGCTACTTAAATCTATCGATGAGCTTGACTCGAAAGATCTCATTATGAAAATAAAGGAAAAAATTAGAGCTTTTGACCTGGAAAAAAAGGAGCTTAGCGGTTTACTAAACCAAAGTTATGACCACCAAACTGGAGTTGAAGATTTTCATAAAATGAGAGAGTTGGCAGAGAAGTGTATAGATATCAAAAACTCTAATGAGCGACGAACTTTTAAAAAAATCCTACTTCAATCAATAGATAAAATTACCATTAATTTTGAAGACAAGTCTTTGACAGCTCAATTTAAGAATGGGAATAACTTTTCTTTAGGTAAAGATGGGCAAGGGATATATCAGACGGTTACATTTTACAAGCGCAGGCCAAAGAACCATTAA
- a CDS encoding metal-dependent hydrolase gives MDPLTQGVLGASLAQSASKKQHLVVAGVLGLLSGLAPDLDALIKSQSDPLLALEFHRQFTHSLFFIPIGSLICALALHHLIAKRRGLSFKQSWLFCALGYGTHALLDACTTYGTQLLWPFTSARFAWNTISIIDPVYTLPILILLVFANWKRTPWLARIAFLWALIYPTLGMIQRDRAEAIGWQLAQERQHEPIRLEAKPSFANILVWKVVYETESRYYVDAIRVGTSVKTYSGDSIVKLNVSQDFPWLDPNSQQAKDIERFRWFSNGYIAQDPIDDLRVIDVRYSIVPNQMKALWSIKLSRSADAETHIKYETHRDNTPDSRQIFLDMLKGN, from the coding sequence ATGGATCCGTTAACACAGGGTGTGCTAGGCGCTTCTTTGGCACAATCGGCGAGTAAAAAACAACATTTGGTGGTCGCTGGGGTATTAGGGCTACTCTCTGGATTGGCGCCAGATTTAGATGCACTGATTAAGTCTCAGAGTGATCCTTTGTTGGCTTTGGAGTTCCATCGGCAATTTACACATTCACTCTTCTTTATCCCAATTGGCAGTTTGATCTGTGCTTTGGCTCTGCATCATCTGATTGCAAAAAGGCGCGGACTTTCTTTTAAGCAAAGCTGGCTGTTTTGTGCACTTGGTTACGGCACTCACGCACTGTTAGATGCTTGTACTACTTATGGTACACAGTTGCTTTGGCCTTTCACCAGCGCGCGTTTTGCTTGGAATACCATTTCAATCATCGACCCTGTTTATACACTTCCCATCTTAATATTGCTTGTGTTTGCAAATTGGAAACGAACACCTTGGTTGGCTCGTATTGCGTTTCTGTGGGCTTTGATTTATCCGACGCTAGGAATGATTCAGCGAGATAGGGCAGAGGCGATTGGATGGCAATTAGCGCAAGAAAGACAACATGAGCCGATTCGATTAGAGGCAAAACCGAGCTTTGCAAATATCTTAGTGTGGAAAGTGGTGTACGAAACAGAATCCCGATACTACGTAGATGCTATTCGAGTTGGCACCTCCGTTAAAACCTATTCTGGAGACTCTATTGTTAAACTGAATGTGAGTCAGGATTTCCCGTGGCTTGACCCTAATTCACAGCAAGCAAAAGACATTGAACGTTTTCGTTGGTTTTCAAATGGTTATATTGCACAAGATCCAATAGATGATCTGCGTGTTATCGATGTTCGATATTCAATTGTACCGAACCAAATGAAAGCACTTTGGAGCATCAAATTATCTCGATCTGCTGATGCAGAGACACATATAAAGTACGAAACACACAGGGACAACACCCCCGATTCTAGACAGATCTTTCTAGATATGTTGAAAGGCAATTAA
- a CDS encoding sulfite exporter TauE/SafE family protein, giving the protein MSELLLLIFYCALLGSGVGFLAGLLGIGGGLIIVPVLSSILLYLDVLPSDQVVVAAIATSLASILFTSTSSALAHHKNGNVPWDLAPWIMLGVALGALISGFMAALLPEKVVRIVFAVSVVLIAIKMFLSSKNDAPKERKLPNKGVLTVLTTITGGLSAMIGIGGGALLVPLLTFFSVDMKKAIGCASACGIVIALFGSIGYITSGSSHFALTDGFAGFVYLPALLGIVCTSWFTAPLGAKATNHLPVPTIKKIFSVLLVVIAASMVAR; this is encoded by the coding sequence ATGAGTGAATTGCTGTTGTTGATTTTCTACTGTGCTTTACTAGGCAGTGGTGTTGGGTTTCTCGCCGGTTTGTTAGGTATTGGCGGAGGGCTGATCATTGTTCCCGTCCTAAGCAGCATTTTACTTTATTTAGACGTTCTACCGTCTGACCAAGTGGTTGTCGCGGCGATTGCAACCTCGTTGGCGTCGATACTATTCACCTCAACGTCTTCTGCACTTGCTCACCATAAGAATGGAAACGTGCCTTGGGATCTAGCGCCTTGGATCATGTTGGGTGTTGCTCTGGGTGCACTGATTAGCGGCTTTATGGCGGCTCTGTTGCCAGAAAAAGTCGTTCGTATTGTGTTTGCTGTGAGTGTGGTTCTCATTGCGATCAAGATGTTCTTGAGCAGCAAAAATGATGCACCTAAAGAACGAAAACTGCCAAACAAAGGCGTATTAACGGTTCTGACAACCATTACGGGTGGCTTGTCTGCCATGATAGGGATTGGTGGCGGTGCATTGTTGGTTCCGTTATTAACGTTCTTTTCTGTCGATATGAAAAAGGCGATTGGCTGTGCGTCTGCGTGCGGCATTGTTATCGCGCTATTTGGCTCTATCGGCTACATCACGTCGGGCAGTAGCCACTTTGCTTTAACTGATGGATTCGCGGGTTTTGTTTATCTACCAGCGTTATTGGGTATCGTGTGTACGTCTTGGTTTACGGCCCCGTTAGGCGCAAAAGCGACAAACCATTTACCGGTCCCAACCATCAAGAAGATATTCTCAGTACTGTTGGTTGTTATCGCGGCAAGCATGGTGGCGCGATAA
- a CDS encoding DUF1852 domain-containing protein — MNKEFNFTIKSISLDENYQPADSTRITTNFANLARGDSRQANLRNALQMIDNSFNALAHWDNPKGDRYSVELEIISVDMDIERNGEAFPSIEVLKTNILDHKTNERIEGIIGNNFSSYVRDYDFSVLLLDHNKGQDKFSIPADFGDLHGKLFKYFVNSQAYKENFKKLPVICLSVSDNKTYYRTENQHPVLGFEYQPNESSLTEQYFKKMGLQVRYFMPPNSVAPLAFYFFGDLLNDYSNLELISTISTMGTFQKIYRPEIYNANAVAGNCYQPNLKNLDHSLTQIVYDREERSKLAVEQGKFAEENFIKPYQSVLENWSANYAL; from the coding sequence ATGAATAAAGAATTTAATTTTACGATTAAGAGCATTAGCCTCGACGAAAACTACCAGCCTGCAGACAGCACGCGTATCACAACTAATTTTGCTAACTTGGCTCGCGGCGACAGCCGTCAAGCGAACTTACGTAACGCACTACAGATGATAGACAACAGTTTCAATGCCTTAGCACACTGGGACAACCCAAAAGGCGACCGCTACTCTGTAGAGCTTGAAATCATTTCTGTTGATATGGACATTGAAAGAAACGGCGAAGCCTTCCCTTCAATTGAAGTGCTGAAAACAAACATTCTGGACCACAAAACGAATGAGCGCATTGAAGGTATTATCGGTAATAACTTCTCTTCTTATGTTCGCGATTATGACTTCAGCGTATTACTTTTAGATCATAATAAAGGCCAAGATAAATTCAGTATTCCAGCCGATTTTGGTGATTTACACGGCAAGCTGTTTAAATATTTTGTTAACTCTCAAGCATACAAAGAGAATTTTAAGAAGCTACCTGTTATTTGTTTGAGTGTTTCAGATAATAAAACCTATTACCGAACTGAAAATCAACACCCTGTATTAGGCTTTGAATACCAACCTAATGAATCTTCTTTAACTGAGCAATATTTCAAGAAGATGGGATTACAAGTTCGTTATTTCATGCCGCCAAATAGTGTTGCTCCTCTGGCTTTCTATTTCTTTGGTGATCTACTGAACGATTACTCTAACCTAGAGCTTATCAGCACCATCAGCACTATGGGTACGTTCCAGAAGATCTACCGCCCTGAGATTTACAACGCGAACGCTGTTGCGGGTAACTGCTACCAACCAAACTTGAAAAACTTGGATCACTCACTGACTCAAATCGTGTATGACCGAGAAGAACGAAGCAAGCTAGCTGTTGAACAAGGTAAGTTCGCAGAAGAAAACTTCATTAAGCCATACCAGTCGGTACTAGAAAACTGGTCTGCCAACTACGCGCTGTAA